Genomic DNA from Desulfurivibrio alkaliphilus AHT 2:
CAGCATCTGCGGGAAAAGACCGTTGATCCCACCCGGAATATTGCGATCATAGGCACGCAACAGATCCGACACGTGGTAGCGCCGATCACCTTCGCCGACCACCAGATCCGTTTCACCGGCCTGAACCCAGAGGTTGGCCAGCAGCACTTTCATGGCCCCCCGGTTTTGCCGTATCGCCGCCGCCAAACCGGGCACCTGAAGCACCGGGATGATGCTGGTAAACAAACTGCCGGGGGCAAAGAGGATAATATCGGCTTCGGCAATGGCGTCAAAAACCTCCGGCGGCACTTCCGGCCGGCTGGCAAACTCGACATACACCCGATCCACCGGGCAGCGGCGGCCGGCCTGGGCGGACTTGCTTTCACCGCTGACCAACACCCCGTTGTCGTAAAGGATTTTCAAGGTGGCCGGGGTGGTGGTGCAGGGCAAGACCGCTTCCGGCAAGGCCCCCAGCATATCGGCCAGGAAACGCAGACCGCCTAAGATCGCCGCCGGCGGCGGTGAAACCGGCTCCCGTCGGTCGTCGACCTGTGCCATGGCCGGCTGCTGGTAAATGGCGGCCACCAGCAGCAGGTTGCCCAGGCAATGGGCCCGCTGCCGCAAGGGTTGCAAGTGCTCATTATTGAAAATCTCCACCAGCAACCAGTACAGGGAACGCTCCATAAAAACCGGCAGGGTGGACAACTCCACCCCGCACTGGGCCAGCACCGCCTCCGGGTTGTCCGGCAGGCGGTTGAAGCGATGGTTGAACAACTGGTGCAACGCGGCCACCACCTCCAGGGCCTCGATCTCGGTCAGCTCATACTGCTTTTGCAGCTTTTCCCTGCTGACCGAAGAGAGCATCACATGGCGCAGATCACCCACCGCGATCAGGGGCAGGTCTTTAAGCAGTTCACCGGTTGAGCCGCCGTCATCGGTGACGCAAACCACCGAGCGAAGCCTGGGAAAAAGCTGCTTCACCCCGGCAAAGGGGGCCGCCGGCCAGCCGGGATGGCGGCTGTCGCCGCCGATGATATTGGACAAGCCGGTGCCGCCACCGAAAACCAGCACTTTGGCCTCGGCGCACGGCACCCGCTTCAAGGTTTCAGTCAACTCCGCCAGAGCGGCGGCGATCTCCGGGGGAGCGCTGGGCTGGCCGTTCAAGACCAGGGCCAGCAGCTTTTCCGCTCGGTCCTGGTACGGAAGCAGGTCCAGCGGATGAAAGGAAGCGGCTGCAAGCTGCGCCAACTGGCGCTCTATTGCCCTTTGGGGCGATTGCTCGTTCATCATCATCCAAGAAGGTGAACTTAAATCCCTGTAGCGGCCATCTGGCCCCGGACTATGGTTTCCGATTCCGCCAGAGCGGCCCGTTCCTCGTCCTGCAAGGGGAACTCGACAATCCGCTCCACCCCGCCGGTACCCAAGACCACCGGCACCCCCAGGAAGCACCCGGAAATGCCGAACTCCCCTTCCAGCCAGGCGGCGCAGGGCATCACCCGTTTGCTGTCGGTGATGATCGCCTCGGCCATCTCGACGGCCGCCAGCCCCGGGGTGTAAAAGGCGCTGCCGGTTTTCAGGTGATTGACGATCTCCGCCCCACCATGCTGGGTGCGCTTGACAATGCCGGCAATGGTTTCGGCATCCAGCAGATCGCTCACCGGCACCCCGGCCACATTGGCCAGCCGTACCAGGGGCAGCATATTGTCGCCATGGATCCCCATGACCATGGCGTTGACATCCCGCGGCGCCACCCCCAGGGCCTCGGCCAGGAAGGTCCGGTAGCGGGCGGAATCAAGCACCCCGGCCATCCCGATCACCCGCTGGCGGGGAAAACCGGACACCTTGTAGGCGGTATAGACCATGGCATCGATGGGGTTGGTTACCACGATCAGCACCGCGTTGGGGGAGAAGCTTGCCGCCTGTTCGGCACAGCTTTTAACGATCTCAACGTTTTTGGCCAGCAGATCATCCCGGCTCATCCCCGGCTTGCGGGCCAGGCCGGCGGTGATGATCACCACGTCGGAATCCACCGAATCACGGTAGTCATTACTGCCGATCACCCGGCGACTGAAACCATCCACCGGACCGGACTGGAGCAGATCCAGCGCCTTGCCCTGGGGGATTCCTTCCATTACGTCCAGCAACACAATATCGCCCAGGTTGCGGCTTAAGGCCCAGTGGGCGGCGGTGGCGCCGACATTGCCGGCCCCGATGATGGTTATTTTCGCTCGTCGCATGTGTTTTCTCCTTTTTTATGCCGTACAAAAGAAATATGGGTATCCAAATTATGCCCGTTGGGGGGTTGGCCGGTGGCGCGCTGGTGCTCATTCTCGGCGGACGTCCTGTCCGCCTCCGAGGCGGCCGCCCCCTCCCGGACGTCCATGTCCTCCGGGGGCGGCCGAACCCGCACCAGCACGCCACCGGCCAACCCGGGAACCCTCCCGCGAAGTTTTCACCCATGGGGTTTTACCTGTTTGCAACTTACTCCCTGAACAACTCCTCCGCCCGTTTCAGATCGGCCGGGGTGTCTACCTCGACTGAATCGTGCTCGGTGAGTACCACCTGGATGGTGTAACCGTACTCCAGTGCCCGCAGTTGTTCCAGCTTTTCAAAGTATTCCCACTCCCCTTCCGGCAGACCTACGAAGGTCAGCAGGAAGCCTTTTCGGTAGGCATAAAACCCCAGGTGCTTGTAATAGGTGGGGCTGCCGCCGTCGGGGTCGCGCTGATGCGGGATGGGGGAACGGGAAAAATACAAGGCCCGGCCGTGGCGGTCGAATACTGTTTTGACGTGGTTGGGGTCGTTGATCTCTTCGGGCCGGATGATCCGGTAGATCAGGGTGGCCATGGGCAGGGCCGGATCAGCCAGCAGGGGGCCGGCCACCTGCCCCACCACCGCCGGATCAAAAAGCGGCTGGTCGCCCTGGATATTGACCACCACATCATGCTCATCGATATCCATGATGGTGACCGCTTCGGCCAGGCGATCGGTACCCGAAACATGATCGCTGCGGGTCATCACCGCCTCGCCGCCGAAAGCGCGCACACAGTCGGCGATCCGCTGATCATCGGTGGCCACCGCCACCCGGGAGAGCATGGGCACCGCCTTGGCCCGCTCATAAACCCGCTGGATCATGGGTTTACCCTTGATCAACGCCAGGGGTTTACCCTCAAAACGGTTGGATTGGTAGCGGGCGGGAATCACCGCCACCACTTGGGGCTGTTTTTTATCTGCGGAATCCATTATTTTGTTCCTCTAACCTGCCGAGACTTTTCGTCAAATCAAATTATGAACCGGATCCAACCGTGACCAGCCAACTTGCCGTAACAGCAACCGACCCTTCCCGGCTGGACGAGGCCCGCCGACTGGCCGAAGCTTTGGGGCTGGTGCTGTACAACCCGGCCGACCGGGAAAATGACCCGCCATCCCCGCCATCTTTGTTACTGCAATTGACCCCGGAGCGCCTGGAGCTGCGCGCCACCGACCAATTGGCTCTCAAACCGGTGTACGTCGATTTCGCCAGTGAGCAGCTTAACTATCGCCGCCGCCGGGGAGGCGGGCGGCGGGAACAACTGGCCCGCGCTGTGGGGGTCAAGGGCAGCAGGGGCAGCAAACCGCCCACGGTGCTGGACGCCACCGCCGGATTGGGCCGGGACGCCTTTATCCTGGCCGCCTTGGGCTGCCGGGTACAGATGCTGGAACGCTCCCCCGCCGTCCATGCCCTGCTGGCCGACGGCCTGCACCGTGCCCTGGCCGATCCGGCCATCGCCGCCGTGATCGGGGAAAACCTGCAACTGCTGGCGGGCGATGCCCTGGCTTTTCTGCAACAATCACCGGCCCCGGTGGCTGATGTAATCTATCTGGATCCCATGTTCCCGGAACGCGGCAAAAGTGCCCTGGTCAAAAAGGAACTGCGCCTGCTGCGCCTGCTCGCCGGTGACGACCCCGACGCCGGGCAACTGCTGACCGCGGCCCTGCCCAAAGCCGGCCGCCGGGTGGTGGTCAAACGCCCCCGCCACGCCCCCAGCCTGCCCGGGCCGCCCCCAAGTTACTCCCTGCCAGGCAAAAGCAACCGCTTTGATGTCTATTTGATCAACAGTAAGCGTTAACCAAGGGAACCAACTTGCCGGTTACCGGCCTAACGGGCCGTAATCGTTCAGCAAGCCGCTTTCACCGCCTCAGCAATCTGTTCCAGGCGCTCGTCACTTAACTTGATCGGCACCGGGTAGACCAGCAGGCGGTCCATGATGGCCGCCGATTTGGGCAGGGCCTGGGGATCGTACTGCACTCGGCGGCGGCCGTCGGCTTCCTTGAAGGGCCAACCGCTTTTAGCCAGGGTTGAGCCGGCCAGCAGATGTTCCCACTTGGGGTAGTAGTGCCAGGTGTTATTGGCGAAATAGACCGCCCCGGCGCCGTTCGCCGCCAGGGTTTCGTTTACTTTCAGGGCAGCGGCGGCATCGGGCAGGAAAAAGGCCAGGAAAGAGGCGTTGTCGCCGTCGGGGTCCAGCACGGTGCGGAAGCTCACCCCCGGCAATTGGCTTACCACCTGGCGCAGGGCCGCCTTGTTGCGGCGCTGGGATTCGATGATGCCATCAAGCTTGGCCAGTTGGGCCAGGCCGATGGCCCCCTGCAGCTCCATCATCCGGTAGTTGAAGCCGATGAAGCTGCGCCCCTCGCCGCCCCGACCGCCGGGGTTGGGCACATGATCGTGGCCATGGTCCTGGTACTCGCTCATCCGTCGCCACAACGCTTCATCGTCGGTGACGATCATCCCCCCTTCGCCGGTGGTGATGGTCTTGACCGGGTCGAAGGAGAAGGTGCCGCAAAGACCAAACGAGCCACACTTGCGGCCATTGATGGCCGCTCCCGGCGCCTGGGCGGTGTCTTCCAGCACCGGGATGCCATGGCGGTCGGCGATGGCCATGATCTCTTCCATCCGGGCCGGAGCCCCCATCATGTGCACCGGGATGATGGCCCGGGTGCGGGGGGTGATTTTTTCTTCCAGATCGGCCGGGTCCAGGTTCAGGGTGTCGTCCACCTCGGCAAAGACCGGTACTGCCCCGACATCGAAGATGGCCTCCCAGGTGGCGACGAAGGTAAAACCCTGGGTAATCACCTCATCGCCGGGCCCCACCCCCATGGCCGCCAGGGCCACCTTGAGGGCGGCGGTGCCGGAGGTCACCGCCTGGGCGTGGCCAACCCCGCAGTAACGGGCAAACTCTTCTTCAAAGCGGCGCACCTTGTAGATACCGCGTCGCTCACTGGGGAACTCGTAGCGAAACAGCACTCCGGTATCCAGCACCTCGGCGATTTCCTTCTTCTCTTCGGCACCAAACACTTCGAAACCAGGCATTCTCTTCCTCCCAGGCTCTTTATCGGCTTACCGGCCACCAGCCGGCCTCGCCGGGATTAGCAGATTATACGGTTGCAGCAATCGACTACTCCCAGCCGACCAAAGCTTCTTCATAAATTGCCATCACCTCGTCATGGTTGGGCCGGCGGGGGTTGTTGGCCACGGGCCGGGCGACGGTGAGGGCGATTTTGGCCATCTCCGGGATATCTTCCCGGGGAATTCCCAACTCTTGCAGACTGCGGGGAATGCCGACATCCTGGTTCAGGTTCCAAACCGCTTCCACCGAGGCCTGGGCCGCTTCCCGTAAATTCAACTCCGAGGTATCCACCCCGAACATCTCGGCCAAAGTGGCAAAACGCTCCGGGGCGCCGATGAGGTTATAAGCCATGACATAGGGCAGCAGCACCGCATTGGCCAGACCGTGGGGAATCTGGTGCATACCACCCAAAGGGTAGGCCATGGCGTGCACCAGGCCGACGCCGGCGGTGGCCAGGGCCTTGCCCGCCAGCAGGCTGCCCATCAGCATGGCGCTGCGCGCCTCCAGGTTATCGCCGTGGGCGTAAGCCTTGCCCAGATTGCCGGCGATAAGATCAATGGCCTCCAGCGCGTACATGTCGGAGATGGTATGGGCCTGGGTGGAAACGTAGGCCTCCAGGGCGTGGGTCAGGGCGTCAATGCCGGTGGCGGCGGTGACCTGCGACGGCATGCTCAGGGTCAAAGCCGGGTCCAGAATGGCTGCCTCGGGATAGAGCGGGTCACCATTCATCCCGGCTTTGGAGCCGGTTTTTTCATTGATGAAAACGGCGGTGAAGGTCATCTCGGCCCCGGTGCCGGCGGTGGTAGGGATCATGATCTTGGGCACGCCGGCCTTGGCGATTTTCCCCAGCCCGATATAATCCTCGGCCTTGCCGCCGTTGGTCAGCAAAATGCTGACCGCCTTGGCCACATCCATGGCCGAGCCGCCGCCGACCCCCACCACGCAATCGCATTTTTTCTGTTTGGCCAGCTTGGCCCCAGCGTCGGCCAGTTTCAGGCCCGGCTCGGGAGCAACTTGATCATAGACGGTAAAAGGCACCTTTTGCCCTTTAAGCGAAGCGCCGACCTTTTCCAGCAAACCGGCCGCCGCTACCCCGGGGTCGATCACCAGCAAAACCCGGCTGCCTCCCAATTCCCGCACCATGGCGGCCAGATCGTTGATACTGTCCACCCCGAAGCGAATCCGGGTGGGCTGGGTGACGGTAAAATTGTTTTCGCGCATGTTCAAATCCTTAACCTGTAATGGGGAAATTGGTTTACAAAACAACCAACGGCTGGTTATCTGCAACAATGTTCACCGCCGAAGCGGCGGTGCAAGTCGCGAGTTTAACGTAGCTTCACTTGGATTACACGCAAAAGATGAAGATGGATATCAGCAAATCGGAAAAAAAACGTCAGGCCGCCCGGGTGGAAAAGATGGCCGGGGAACTGGCGGCACTTTCTCCCGGCGAGATCGGCAACCTGCCGGTTGACCAAGAGTTGCGGCGGGAAATTCTGGCCGCCGGCAAACTTAACGCCGGGGCCCGCAAGCGCCAGGTAAAATTCATCGCCAAAGAACTGCGCAATAACGAAGAAAATTACCGGCAACTGGCCGACCACCTGGCCCGACAAAAAGGCTCCAAGCTCAAGGAAAACGAGGAGTTTCACCAACTGGAACAATTGCGCCAGGCGATCATCAGCGAGGCCATCGCCGCCTATGAAGAGGCCCGGCAAGAAGAGATTCCCATGCCCGACAACTGGCCCAGCCCGGCCCTGGAGCATGCCGCCGCTTTGTTTCCCGAGCTTGATCCCAAGGAGTTTCGCCTTGCTGCCGCCCGCTACGCCCGCACCCGCAAAACCACCCACAGCCGGGAAATCTTCCGCGCCTTAAAAGGGCTGCAGGAGCGGCAAAAACTGCAGCAGGCACTGACAACGGAAGAAAAAGCGGCGCCGACCAGCGAACCACAGGATCAACCTTAAGCAGGAGGCAAGCAATGGATTATCGCAGCGGCACCTGCGGTCGCGTGTTCAGCGTCCGCTTCGATGAAGGGGATGATTTTCTCGCCGGCCTGGAAGAGGTTATCCGCCGGGAAGATATTCGCAGCGCCTGGTTCTGGGTAATCGGCGGGTTGCGCCAGGCGGCAGTGGTCACCGGCCCTAAAGAGCCGGTGATGCCCCCGGAACCGGTCTGGCGGGAATTTGACCAGGCCCGGGAAACCCTGGGCAGCGGCAGCATCTTTTGGGATGAAAACGATGACCCCAAAATCCATCTCCACGCGGCCCTGGGTCACCACGGCGACACCCTGACCGCCTGCGTCCGCAAAGGCACCAGAACCTATCTGGTGCTGGAGGTATGCATCATGGAGATCAACGGCATCAACGCCTCCCGCCCCTGGTACCCGGAGGGTGGTTTCAACCGGCTGACCTTTACCGGGTGAGCACTGTTTTTTTTATTGACATAGCCTGCCACCATTATCCAATATGACAATATTAAGGTAACTCGTGCGGGGCTACAGGTTGCTCCTTGGTCGCGGGTTTTGTTTTTTTCAGACACAACCACTGGAGGCAACTGCCATGGCAACCAAATCTTCCACCGCTCCGAAGACACCAAAGAAAACTTGCAAGAGCAGTAAAACCTGCCAGAAAAGCGCCGTCCCGGCCAGCGTGAGCCACGACTTCAGCCTGATGGCCCCGGACGCCGCCGAGGTTTGCCTGGTGGGTGATTTCAACAACTGGGAAAACGGCAAGGACAAGTTGCGCAAGTTGAAAAGCGGCCTGCACAAGAAAAGCAAAAAGCTCAAGCCCGGCCGCTATGAATACCGCTTTGTGGTCGACGGCCAGTGGCTCAATGACCCGGCCTGCGACCAGCGTTGCCCCAACCCCTTTGGCGGCGAAAACTCGGTACTGGAAATCCGCTAAAGGTCATATTGCAGGGCTCATAGCAATAAAAACCAGACGCCCCAACCGGCTCTTGCCGGTTGGGGCGCTAAAGTTTGTCTCTCCAGGAGAAAAACCACGTAAACGTTCAGCAGTGCCGCAGATTGCGGCAAGCGGACCGGCGCCGCGTACCCTGGTACGCAAGCCGGGCCGATCGCCGCAAGCTGCGGTGCTGCTGGACGTTTACGACGACTTTACTTCCAACAGCGGGCCTCCGGCCTTGACCGCATCCCCGACCTTGACGGAAATCTTCTCAACTTTACCGTCGATCTCGCTTTTGATGGGAGTCTGCATCTTCATGGCCTCCAGCACCAGCAGCTGATCGCCGGCCTTGACCTCATCGCCGGCCTTGACGCTGACTTCGCAGACGTTGGCCCCGAACGGCGCCCGGTAATCGCCGGCGGCGGCCAGTTCTTCGATTTCCTTTTTGGAAAGCTGCACTTCCTTGGCCGCTCCACCGCTGCTTTCGCTGACCTCCGGCTCGAACTCATAGCGCCGTTCGTGGTGATCCACGTTGAGATAGACGTGGGCCGTACCGGCTTCATCGTGCTGCATGGGACCGACCTCCACCACGTGTTCCTTGCCGTAGTGATCGCGGAATTTGAGCACCTCGCCCAGCTTGAAGCCGCCCCGGCGCAAGAAGATCGAGGGCGGCAGGGCATAGACCTTGCCGAATTTTTCTTCAAACTTGAAAAAGGCCACGGCGTCGTTGGGGTGCTGAAGATAGTTAACCAGTTGCTGCTCGGTGGGCTCGTAGCCCAGCTTTTCGGCCAGATCGCGGCGCTCCTGCTCGATATCCATATCGGCAATCTCGTCCATACCGCCTTCTTTTTCCAGAATCTCCCGCCAGTTGGCACCAAAGACCTTCTCGTAGATCCAGTCCGCCGGCTGGTAAAAGGGGAAGGGTCCGTACTTGCCCAGCAGCAGGTTTTTCAGGTCGCCGGAGGGGGTGGAGTAGCGGTCGCCGGCCTGGACGTTGGCCACCGCCGTGGTCCAGAGGATCTGGGAACCGGGGGTCACACTCCAGTAGTTGCCCAATTCCTTTTGCACCTTGGGCAACTCATCGTGGAGGATGGTCGGCATTTTGTTCAGAAAGCCGCCTTTGGTGGCCTGCTCGAAGCTGCTGCCGGCCGCCCCGCCGGGCAGCTTGTGGATCTGGACGGTGGGGTCGAACCCCTTGAACTGCGACTCGAAATACTCGTAGTACTGGCGCTCGTTTCGCAGGGCTTCCGAGGTGTCCACCACCGCCTCCTCATTGAGGCCGATGGCCTTGTAGCCGTATTCAGTGAGGGTGTTGACGGCGGTAAGGATGGAGGGCGGGCCGTAGAAGCCGGAAAAGGCGTGGTCGGAGGCATCGACGATCCTGGCCCCGGCCTGCACGGCGGCAGTGATCCGTCCCACGTCGTTGCCGTCGGTGTTGTGCCCGTGGTAGTGGATCACCAGGTCCGGGTATTTTTGCAAAATAGCGTTCACCAGATCACCGATCCGCTTGGGGGTGCCCAGGCCGCCGTGGTTTTTGATGCAGAGCACGATTTCTTGGCCGGTGACATCAAGGATCTCGCCGACTTTCTTAACGTAAAACTCATCGGTATGCTCCGGGCCGGTGGAAAAGCAAACCGCCGGTTCCAGGATCTTGCCCGCCTTCTGCACTTCCTCGAAAACCGCCACCATGTTGGGAACATGGTTGAGGAAATCGAACACCCGCCAGACATCCACGTATTTGGCGTATTCGCGGACCACCATGCGGATCACGTTCTGCGGGTAGGGCCGATAGCCGAAGAGGTTGATCCCGCGGCAGAGGGTCTGGAACATGGTTTTAGGCATTTTCTCCCGCAGCAGTTGCAGCTTGAGAAAGGGATCCACCTGCTTGCGCAGCATATCGACATGGATTGAGGCCCCGCCGGTGATCTCCAGGGAAAAATACCCCGCCGCTTCCCGGGCCGGGGCGGCCAACAAGTCGGTGTGCAGCAAAATCCGGTTCTTGTAATCGGACTGGGACAAATCGCGGGCGGTGTTGGTCACATAGTAACCATCCGCCTTGCGCAGGGTCTCAATCGCCTCGCCGGGACTCATGCCGTGGACAATACGTTCCATGTCTATCTCCTTATCAGCTTTGCCGCTCCGGCGCATTCACCGAACCCGGCGTATTTTCTTATCGTTTTAGAAGGTACTGCGTCAAAAAAACCAACCCCGCACCGAAGGCATGTAAACGAACAGCCGTGCCGCAAGCTGCGGTGCTGCTGGACGTTTACACAGCGTAGGGGTTTTGTTGGCGATAGTGTATTTCGGCAATCAAATGCGCCAGCTTGTTGCCCTCCGAGGTGAAATCCTCGTACTCCAGCAGATAATCGTGGGTATCCAAAAAGGAGGTATTGAAATCCCCGCCTTTGAAATCCGGGTCGTCAATTACTCGCAAGTAAAAAGGAATGGTGGTCTTGGGGCCGACGATGACGAAGTTGTTTAGGCAGCGCCGCAGCCGATCCACCGTTTCGTTCCAGGAAAAGCCGTGCACGGTCAGTTTCACCAGCAGGGAGTCATAAACCTCGGGGATGGTGTAACCCTGGTAGGCGAAACCATCCAGCCGCACCCCGTAGCCGCCCGGCGAACGATAAACGGAAACGGTCTTGCCGCCCTCGGGCATGAAGTTGTTCTGGGGGTCTTCGGCATTGATCCGCACCTCGATGGCGTAACCCCGAATCTGCACGTCATCCTGGGCAAAAGCCAGCTTTTTGCCCAGGGCCAGCTTGATCTGGGTGCGGACGATGTCGATCCCGGTGACCATCTCGGTAACCGTGTGCTCCACCTGGACCCGGGTGTTGATCTCCATGAAATAGAAGTTGTAATTCTTGTCCACCAGGAACTCCACGGTGCCGGCGTTGAAATACTTGGCGGCCTTGGCGGCCTGTACCGCAGTTTCACAGATCTTGTCCACCAGGGCCTGATCGGGGATCAGCGAGGGGGCGATCTCGATCAGTTTCTGGTTACGGCGTTGGATGGAGCAGTCCCGGGAGCCCAGGTGCACCGTGGTGCCCTCCTTGTCGGCAATCACCTGGACCTCGATATGCTTGGGGTTTTCCACCAGTTTTTCCAAGAATACCGCATCGTTGGCAAAAGCCGCCTTGGCCTCGGCCCGGGCCACCGGGATTTCGGCCTTGAGCTGCTTTTCGTCGTCGATGCGCCGGATGCCGCGACCGCCGCCGCCGGCAGTGGCCTTGAGCATCACCGGGTAGCC
This window encodes:
- a CDS encoding acetyl-CoA carboxylase biotin carboxylase subunit, whose amino-acid sequence is MKKKILVANRGEIALRLIRAIQELGHTAVAVYETPDNEALHIRTADEAVWLGDGPRSDYLNIDKVIQAAKKTGACAIHPGYGFLAENPDFAKACEDNGIIFIGPPSNVIQALGDKVTARKIMQEAGIPLVPGTPSLAPGEAGLAEAVEFCNTHGYPVMLKATAGGGGRGIRRIDDEKQLKAEIPVARAEAKAAFANDAVFLEKLVENPKHIEVQVIADKEGTTVHLGSRDCSIQRRNQKLIEIAPSLIPDQALVDKICETAVQAAKAAKYFNAGTVEFLVDKNYNFYFMEINTRVQVEHTVTEMVTGIDIVRTQIKLALGKKLAFAQDDVQIRGYAIEVRINAEDPQNNFMPEGGKTVSVYRSPGGYGVRLDGFAYQGYTIPEVYDSLLVKLTVHGFSWNETVDRLRRCLNNFVIVGPKTTIPFYLRVIDDPDFKGGDFNTSFLDTHDYLLEYEDFTSEGNKLAHLIAEIHYRQQNPYAV